The Liolophura sinensis isolate JHLJ2023 chromosome 6, CUHK_Ljap_v2, whole genome shotgun sequence genomic sequence TTTAGCACCTTTCCATGTTATCTTTGGCCACATCGTTTGCTAGCCACTGTTGCAGCTGAGTAAAGTGTTAAAGTGTCCTAATGCAGTGATGTGTGCGTCTCAAATATTAACAGTACTGATAGtacaaaattataatattttgcAACAAAAGCATTAAACTaattacacaaaatatgcaCAATGGTAAAATACCTCCCCATGAATGGCCCAAAGATATGCTGGACGTTCCTACAATAACCCCCAACTTCGATCATAGACTTCCACACAGGCAATTTCACTAAAAGAATTTTTGCTATCCATCGGTTCCCTAAAACACCCAAAATGTAATATATCCAAACCAGTATTGGTGAACCGTCTTTAAATAGTAATCCAGTCGTTTAAACTTTCCAATcagacaactcaaatcaacgtctgccatgttggaacttttgttttcatctttggGCAGGGTGATGGGctgcgaaaattttatcccacccaacattttgtttacaggGCACGCAAaagaatgttgggtaggataaaattttgcctgcagttgaaaaaaattacaaacatgGTAGACATTGATTTGAGCTGTCCAATTccaaagtttaaacggctggattactcTTGAAAGATCGCTTACCATTGCTGGCtctgacatattacattttgggTGTTTGCGGGAATCGATgaatagcaaaaataaggttaGGGTTCGGGCCATTTTTCTTTGGTGCAATTGTCTGTATGGAAGTCTGTACGACCGAAGCTGGGCTTTACAGTTGGAACGTCCAGTTTAGCTTTCGGCTTGCCATGAaatctataaaataaataaaatataaaaatctatTTTCTCTTTCTGTGCCTGTGTGTGTCTTACAAACGGCCATACCTTGCCTGTCAACCATCATCAGTAGTTGTACATGCAACAATTGTAAGACATTCAATGATACACGTGGAGTGACCAAAGCGACTTTGGTAAGTGTTAcccaaggatctcggctgtgatcttttaatatggttTTAGGCGTAGATCACGGTCCCCGCGtatcagtatatgtaagccaCCCTTAGACCGAGGTCTCGGGCTAGGGAAGTGTGACTGACTCTCAGGGTGAGAGTTTAGACAACATATGACTAGGCCTTAGGCTCAATGAACAAAATGGAAttcattatgaaaatatttacctCGAACACTTTCAACAAAACCGCCACATATTTCTTTCTGATTCCCAGTGATTTTCCTAGTGATGCCAAGACGATGACGAGAAAAAAGACAGCTAGGGCGGGTAAAAAGCAGAGAGACACAAGTGCGATGACCGTCTGCTCTGGCAGCGCCATCTTTAACACTGTGGCCTCGACCTTCAACACACGAAACACTGAACTTGAACAGAGCACGACTTGCCCCACATAAAATATGGACTTTACACGTTTGTAAATTACAGTCTATTCAAACACCGACTCGTCCCCGAGTTCAAAgttcaatgtgttttttttataggttTACCTACCATTATACTGGGGTACAATTTACTGGGAAAAGAaacgaaaaaaataaaagaagtgGACATTAAACTTCCAATTCCAGTTTATATCTGCAACAGTATCACATTTATTGCTgtagcatgtgcatgtatttaacgCCCTTGATATGTACATTGTAGGTCACTGCAGAAGTTTATGTGGGTCAGTCGCTGAGGTTATGTCATGGTGTGTGTCCAGTCAGTCACTCCCAGCGCACACCCTGACCCAGGCATGTAGCTGTGGGACAGGGCACTAACTAGAACACCTATGAACTCCTTCAGTCACGGAACTTGTTGACAAGATTACTAGTTCAGGGCCACATCTTTTATTGCCAAGGATTTATATCGCGCTCTCTCTCTCTAGAACAGACTGAAATATAGGTTCTGTAGACGTACACTTAAGCCAAGAATGCTAATAAAGTCTCAACCATACCGCATGTAAAACAAATAGGGACAGATATTCAATTTCTCTTCATCTGTATAAACCCTAATATGCCCAATTTTGCATAGTGGGAATAGTAAACGGCTGTTTGACATGTGGACGTGACTGGAACACGATAGGACCAGTTCCTTAATTTTCTTTGTAGACAGCttgtaaaaacaaacagttaCTCCACTGTAAGCggtaactttttatttttgttgccCGCATGTGTTATTCTATATGGCTATACAGCTGACAAAGTTAATTTCAAAGcactgtgggggcctccgtagctcagtcggttagtgggctggcgcagcgtaatgacccaatgcggtcgctgtgagttcaagtccagctcatgctggcttcctctccggccgtacgtgggaaggtctggcagcaacctgcagatggttatgggtttctgcccggtttcctcccaccataatgctggccgccgtcgtataagtgaaatattcctgagtacagcgtaaaacgccaagcaaataaataaataaatcaaagcaccGTGACTAGGCCTGCACGCAGCGGTTGGATATATGCCGGTACATGCCTCCAACCATGCGCAGCGGCTGTAGCCGTATATATGACTTGAATCCATTGTCTATGCATATATCTATGTAAGCCTACCCAGCGGCTGTACGTGGatgtaacatgtataaaacGTTTGCTTACACCATATGATGTTGACTTAATTGTATCCACTGTTTATATCTCCAGCGGACATGTCATATCATGGCAATTAACTGCTGCGAGTCCAGATCACTGGTTgattatatatctatacatgtacattcgtcAGATCGAGATCGACTTTTAgccccccccacaccccccccAAAAATagtataaaaaaacaaaacacatttgctaattaaataaaactttctgtatttaccatatTAGTACCATTCAGTATAAATCTTGACTCGTATTTTTATTAGCctatatatagttttaaaattatttcaaaatatgcCAAATTTAGGCCCATAATGCCacataaattttaggaactttattgtCGATTTGAACACAGTATAATGCAAATGCACTGAcagaggctgatattttgtgaaaagttaATGATTTGGGCTAACCTattcttaaataatagcaaagaTTCGAATGGATATGCGCTGCTCGATTTTTGGCCAAAAGTCACCTGCACAGCGTTAAAGGATCGTACATGCCATGTACTTCACAAATGGTCTATGTATGTTTTCACAGTCACTCCTGTATAAGCTCAGTGTAAGAGTATATACCATGCAGTATATAGCTCGATCCCTATCAGTGGATGTAATACTGTAGTGCATAggccttcacacacacacacacacacaaaatattgtttatttcgGCGATCAACAATTAATGTTTACTGTTCTCTATATATAAACCACTCCTTTGTCGAACCACTCCTGAAAATTATTGTTGAAGCCACCCAGCAGCCAAGGTCGTTGCAACCTTCACCGTCAGCACGCATGGGCCTATATACAGGTCAAGGACATAGCTAGCCTATATGCATGTACGGACTATAGCTTTTTGATTTGGGCGCAGTTGGAGATCTCATTTTCTGGGCCAAAATACTCACTTGCTAGGAATAGCCCTACTCTTAAGTGAAATCACCATGAAAATGGTGTAAATGTAAGAATCGCATACTGTTAAAAACTATTACGATCTGATTGCAGTTGAACTGCACAGTGTGTTAACCAATTAGTGTAACAAATACGGCCCACACTCCCATATGTCAACTTCACAATACAAGGAAATGAAAGCAATGGCGAGAAAATCCAAAAGCCAAACCAACGAAGCGAGAGACGTTGCCGAATAGAAATATGTAGAAGTTTTCTTCACACTTGATGCATGCAGTGTCTACAACTTGACCATTCAATATACCcatagttgcggaatgtaactgaCATCGAGCAACGCAGCTGCGAGAATTAAGGAGAGAAACAGCCTGGCCTGAATGGCTCACAAGGGCATTAAATCGTCCCTGTCATCAATCGATGTCAGCCGAATGCTCCTACAAATTAACTAACCTAATCTTATGTTGGCAGAACCAAAAATTATCAATaacacaaactgaaaaaaaagcatatttttagGCTCTGCTACCCTACTGCGACCGCAATCTTGAAATCTTACCAAATGTTATATGGCATAGGTTCGGAAAATGTGATCATTTTTCATGGAACAGACGTGATTGCCATGGACCCTTTTGGTTCGGCGAGTCTCACAACAGGTAATTATAACTAACTAAAGAGAATACAGGGCTGAATCTCCACTGCATGCGTTGCtcgatttcagagttacattccgTAACCAGGGCTCTTTATGGAAAGCTAACATTAAGACAGACGGACAAATCCCAGCGTAAAGCTATCGAGGAGAAATGCTGTGCAATTGAACAACCCAAAGAAAAGGGGTACCCCTTCTCCGAACTCTGACCATAGAAATGTTAAGATGCCGTGAAGATCAGTGCTTATTTTAAGCTATGTCAGAGCAACATTCAGCGAAAATTATAATCTTCACATCATTGTGAAGCCATTTCAAAGCCAGGGCGGGCAAAACGaactatacatgtttatttatatcaGTTATGCTCATGCCTCCATGGCAGCAAAACACGTATATGCAGAAAAgagattttaattttactttctCGGAGACGTCTTTAAAACAGATCATCCAGATGCAGACATCAAAATATATAGACCTTGCCGCCCtcatataagagaaatgttCTTCAGAACGGCGGAAAACTCCagtcaattaaataatttttgtgttgCTTGATGCCCTGTTTAGAAAGTTTTATAGActggcaaataaaaaatataaattaacgaTACGACGTCAAGAATGCCCAATGTGTATCCTACAGCTGAATTTTGCTGAAACTCTTGTCTATGCCCGACATTTTGCCGACGCATGTAATGAGCTACAACTTGCATACAGTCGATAATAGTGCACAataatgatttttcatttttgtcatgtaaaaatatatttgtgtatgtggaTAACGCATACTGAATGGTGTTAAAGGTTTCCAAAATACAATGGGTCGAACCTGGAGCTGGTAATATAATCAATGTGATTTACATGTTTGCAGAGGAAGTCAAGGCGTGTTGTATTCTACTCACAAACAAGGAGACTTTCAGCCTATATAGCAAATCTGATCATACCTACAACTTAAAAAACCATTATACGCACAACTATATGCACTATATACCAAGTGACATTCCTTTTTGAACCCGATGTTGCCTAATTCAgacaacataaatacatgtatatatagacataaCACCGAGAACGGGGAAATGACAGTATTTCACTGATGACGATGACAATCATTCACGAATGCAGGACAAAGGCCCCACAGACAAAAAACCCGACACACAAACACCACGGTATTTGAAAATACAGactatatgtattttttctattttatatgtatacaacatGGATGTATATgatctaataaatttattcggaatcataaaattacaaattgtacatgcatataaaatttGTTGAGCAGTGTTTTTTGTCCGCAAAAAATGGAGCAAAAATCAAGTAAGAGTTAAGTAAGTAATTATTGTCTTTAAAGTACAAGAAAGCTAGAATACAAAGTAGGGCTCATCATATAAAGACAACTAAAAATATATGcgcaaaaatactttcatttattttttcattcttttcatttaaCTCTCTTTtcaaaaatctaaaattttgaaataaatgaaggtaGCTTTAAGCATATTTTTATGTGGTCTGCTTAGTGATGCCAACTTCGATTTTAGAGACTtcatcttttcctttaataaatGGAATGTAGGTTGAGCATTCTGTATATACATACCATTGAGGGATAATAGCTCTTTCGATCTCGTGCATGCCCACAAAAAAGTGGATTTAGTCAGAAATATGTTAAATTATATACAAGGAGTTTTAATGAGTATCTATAAGAATTGGTTCTATGTATTGcaaacatgtattatagtctCTTGTATTAAACGTCACTTCAGGAAGAAGgtttcaagttttctcaaacaagcTATCAAAGCATGTCattcaccatatacatgtattcttaataCGGATCGCTTTTGTTCCTACCAACAGTTATATGTCTGTGTACTCTGTATATAAAACGAATTGGTTATCTTCTCTTCCCAATTAATGCCCGACCTAATGCATTTGTTGACGTTCTCTTTCTTCAAGCGTTTTTAATTTGAGCCCTTCTGTAGCAATCCCACTtcgttttttaaaaattattattaagtGTCAGCTCTGCTTGCAGTCCGATTTTTCCACTCACCTTTCAGCTCTGCGAAAATGGCGACTCTTGGGGCACCAAAAGCGGTTTCTCCTTTAATAAGGGTATGGATTTTGGACTTAACATTTCATGATACCAAAGAATTgctgttaatatatatacattgaatGCAGCACTGTTCCGACTTGTGGATAAATATCGCTCTTCTATGTACAAAGTTATGTTACCGGACAGCGTGCAAGGCGACCTTGAAAAtggattacaacaacaacattgttgTCACAACACCTAAATGACCATTGATATCGGGAACTGTACGTGCTTGAGTTATGTTATCGGTGTATGACGTTTATCTGTCTTGTAAAATAATCTGTAACAGGAAATTATAGGGTAGTTGTAAAAACTAGGCAATATTTACGCGTAATTTTCTACGTCAGTGCGTGAGTCAATTTATTCATCCTTCCCCGAATGAGACTGGCCATATATGAAGGTgacccttttcagatgtagtccgcgtgacaaaagcatgtgacacaCGCAAAGGCGCATTCATCCCATGCCTAGCCTGAGACCTCGGACTAAGGGTGGCTTGTCATACTGACCACTCTTAGCCTGAGAGCTATGTGGACCCGATTGaggtataatgcttacaaagaaCTACCCCCTCGTTCAGTTGTGATGCATGCGTACTAGATTCGCCCAGAGTACACATAAAGCATGTCAATTCTGAAAGCCataatatatatgcacagtTTGCCACAAGCGCTacttgcctttacatcaccattctcctgtaaatcttagccgAAGTGGAAAATAGGTTCATATTTAGTAGGTGGCCGTGtgctgccatgtttttaaaatctgggtcagCGAGGCACACATGCGCAGCAGCGGTTGACCTTTCCGTGAAATTTAGAATGGAACAGATGTCTAAGATAACACCCCCCTTTTTTATtgcaaacttaatttgacaGTTCGCACAAACTGTGGGGTCTGTCATTCTGCTCAATTATCATAGTCTGCAGTTAATTGCAAATTTGCGCAGTAAcatgtctttctgtctgtcaaaactgacagtgagctgatcaaaacatagtAACATCGTGAAAGTTCAACCACGAATGTGCGGGGAGCAACGACCTGATTTATTAGGTCACGATGTCGACCCAGCATGTGAGTGTAAGTCACCACTGTCAACTATCTTGGGTTTATTTGTcgtaaaggctacagaatgtggaaaacaaatgtcaaaggaacagagaatgtcttggtgaacaCATTTTATTGCAGTTTTGCTCggttaatgcatgtattggttcattttgcacaGATTTTTGTTGCGTAGAGTTTCTCTGTGCTAGGCTGTTCTgaaataccaatattttaacctggaagACGCCTTGGCTGTGATCTATGCCTAAcgccatattaaaagatcacagccgtGATCCTTGGCTAAACCCTTACCATATTCATCTGTCTTAAAGACGTTTAAAAAACCACGTTCTAGCTTATCACCTTTAACAAATTCAGGAAATCCTTTcgaaaatgtatgaactgcgAATAATACAACGTAGGAATGTCATACACAGTGACAAGCGACAGAAACTAGAAAGATAAACGTCTTATTTACactgtttttctctttatgcAAATTGAACATCCCCCCTCCCTATTcaattttaacaaatgaaaaatcagtaaaattaTGTGACCATGGGAAAAAAAGTAATGTCAGAATGCTGGTGAAAATCAACACATAATTATTACCGTAGTTTTTAAACTCCCAGTTATAGTGTAGGACATTTTGTCCCTAGTTGGTTACATTGCAGGCTGACATGGCCGCAATCTGCTCAGACAGTTACTGGGCTTACAATACACACATATTATTAGCTTAGTAATGAATTTGACGTTATTTGTGTGAATTTTGAACTTGAAGGTGGCCTCAATTCATTAAAGAAGCAGCTGTGAACATCTGAGAAACCTTTGCAGCATTTCCTACTTGCTGATTTTCTCAATGAACAAACCCAGCCAATGGTATGGCACTTTTGTTTGCCCCAAATCATCTTCTGTTCGGCTCGAATCGGTAATTTTTAGACCAAAAACCGACAAAATTTTGAACACGCAGCCATATTTGCCTTCTCGGAGCTTTGCCTAATATTGTTCTTAATGAAGACTTTCATCTGTTCTTCACAAATGAAAATAGTTCACTCTGGATGCCAAAGAAAAAATCCACACCGTGGAGAGCACTTCACTCGACACCACACTCTGTCAAAGGTAGAGATAGCGAACCTGGCAGCCTGTTCAAAGTGTTTGCTATGTTTTGGCTATAAAATGCTTAATATGGTCGTAACTGAAGCCGATTGTGCTTAAATAAAAGTGCCATTCCCTCAGTTTGCTGATTGAGAAAATAGTTAAATAGATATGAAAATACCCCGAGTTTTGGGAAGGGACctcaagtgtatacatgtaaaagtacagtAGAAATCTCGGCatcagtaaaatgtgacaagGTGAAATTTTTGTATGTTGTGAAATGGCAGGGTGTTTCAGGGGCAGGCACAGATCTAGAAATGTTGACATTTGTATGATCTGTGTATGTTGTTCGTATGTTGCAGCATGGTTAAAATAAGACTGAAGCTTTAAAGGACTATTAACTCCCAGGTAAACTGTAAATGCTTTGGAGTAAGTGGAAGATAGTATAAATCAAAGGTATTTTCATAGTTTACCATAgttattgaagaaaaaaatcttctgGCTATGATCTATGCCAAGTACGAAATGGCTAAATGATGAAACTGGTGTTTGTTTTCTACCAGTACTGATGTCTTACTTTATATGTTGCTGTTTACAGTTTGCACGCTATGCTGCCTTTGGATCAGGTCTTCTTTATGGAATATTCAGGCTAAGTATGTATTAACACTCATGAAAGCATTTTACATGAGCAGTATGTTTCAGCtgtttaagtcaggaggtttgtcatgtaggGTACCTGGCAAGGGACATTGGTTTACCTTAGGCACTCTAGGCTTCCCTCTGTCACTTAACTTGACCACTGCCATGTACTGAAAATTCTTATTAAAGTGTGGCGTTAAATACCAGACTcagaaatgaataattaaattaCTAACAGGTTTGGTCTTTGTAGATACTTGAAACATGGTACATAATGGTTGAACTCAGATCAGTAACCATTGAACAGTGCAGTTAAGAGATTTGATTCCAGGTTTTAAGGGTTTGGTTTTGTCAGGGAGATTTTTGCCCTGGACAGCTGTACAGAACCTGATCATTGtaacataagtgaaacattcttgagtgaggTGTCAAACACCAGCAAAATAAATTCCATTATATAACAACTACAGAGCTATTAGTACAGCCGGAGCTAGTCTCATACCCAGAATATCCAGTATCAGCTGAATACATGTTGAGTGGGGATGTTCCATTGTCAATGCCCTTTGTGTGTacttattaatttaacataaattctTGACTGAGTCCattctgtaaaacaccaagagtagtatttcaaaatgcattttagcTGAAGCTTGACAGTCTTGATGATCATGATCACAAAACTTCTCAGTTGGCATAATAGAACATatactgttttcttttgaaaGGATCTTTGGAGAAGAAAGAAGTGGTCATACAAGAACATGAGAATAAAATTAGAGCCCAAATTGCTGAAAGAGTTGCTAGGGAAAAGGCAATTGCTTCCAAAGGTTTGTATTAAATTAAGATCTCAATAACTGAGAAACCTGTGAGTGGGAAGGTCGGTCAGCAActtgtgggtggtcgtgggtttcccccggctctgcccggtttcctcccaccataatgctggtcatcgtcatacaagtgaaatatttttgagtacgacgtaaaacaccaattaaataaatatgtaactgAGAAACAGCTAGGCAGGCTTTCAGGAAACTGAACTCCTGAGAAAAGTCAGTTTGCATCCAAATCTGTTccacaaatattaattttactACAGCCTTGATAAATTTGAGGCAATGCATATACTGGTATACGTGCACAGGAGAGGATCAACTTTTCCATGTATCTCATGCTTCAATgaaaactttgtaaatattATGATATTACTTTGTAAAAGGGTTTTGTCCATCCATtggcctgtctgtctgtccttTGTCCTCCTTGATTTATACTAACTGGTCATTGGCTTTCATGCAAtaactgcttcaaatattgtccagttTTGTGGACAGGCTCTTGTTGTGTACGGTGGATCAAGTTTCAAAAAGCAGTTTGACCCATGGATACGTTTTGCATATTTAGCACAGAACATAAATTCTCTGCATCTCCTTGCTAAATATTTACTcatggttacatgtattaccatgAAAATCACAGAATGTGTAACTTACATGCTTTTCTCACTTTACCTTTCAGCTGAAATGGATGGTCTAGCCAAGGAGGCAGGTATAGTCCCAAAAGCATGACCTGACAGGAATTTAGATGAGAGACAATAACTTAGCCGAATTTCCTCGTATCCCTCCTGTTTTCATGGCAGTGGAATCATTTGTAGTGACATGCAGTGATGTGCGTCATCAATTTGTTCTGCAAATTGGCTGAATAGCCTTTCAtgtgtgtaaataaaacaaagatgtATTGAAACATATTGGTATATGTTTGATTTTCTGCGAATCATCGTCTGAAATAATTCCAAAATGTCGCAGTAATTGCCCCAGATAGCATGACTGATGATTTTTGTCAGAAGTACATGTGGAGATATATAGTTCACGGCAGGGATCGTATTTACTCTTTGAGAGCGCAGATTTCTGATCGAGTATCGTGAACGAAAAAGGACTGACAAAAACAGGACTTCTTGTGACAGATGTAAAAGCATAACCTTCTTTGGTAGAGATAAATAATGTTGGTGTGatataat encodes the following:
- the LOC135469144 gene encoding uncharacterized protein LOC135469144 yields the protein MATLGAPKAVSPLIRFARYAAFGSGLLYGIFRLRSLEKKEVVIQEHENKIRAQIAERVAREKAIASKAEMDGLAKEAGIVPKA